The nucleotide sequence TTCTACTGCTTtttcccatccacaaggcttgttaccctgtcaaagaaagctatcaggttggtttgacatgatttgttcttgacaaatccatactcattgttatttatcaccttattatcttctaggtatttgcaaattgattgcttaattatttgctccattatctttctgggttcAGAAGTTAAGATAACTTATATattctataattccctgggttgtccttatttccctttttatagatgggcactatattagccatTTTCCAATCTTAtggaatctctccagtcttccatgacttctcaaagataatcactaatggctcagatatctcctcagtcagctccttgagtattctaggatgcatttcatcaggccctggtgatttgaagacatctaacttgtctaagtaatttttgacatGTTCTGtacctattttagactctgaccCTACcgcattttcactggcattcactattttAGACATCCCATCGCCAtgaacctttttggtgaaaaccaaaacaaagaagtcgtTAAGCactttctgccatttccacattttctgttattgtctttcccccttcattgagtaagaggcctactctgtccttggtcttcctcttgcttctaatgtatttgtagaatgttttcttgtttttatgtccctagctagtttgatctcagtttgtgccttggcttttctaattttgtccctacatacttgtgttatttgtttatattcatcctttgtagtttgaccgagtttccactttttataggactcttttttgatttttagatcattgaagatttcctggttaagccagggtggtctcttgccatacttcctatctttcctacacagtgggatagtttgctcttgtgcccttaataatgtttttttggaaaattgccaactgtcttcaattgtttttccccttagacttgcttcctgtgggattttacctaccaactccctgagtttgctaaagtctgccttcttgaaatccattatcttgaTTGTGCTGTTcttcctcctaccattccttagaatcatgaactctaccatttcatgatcactttcacccaagttgccttccactttcaaattctcaaccagttcttccgtattttgtcaaaatcaaatctagaatagTTTCCCCTCTActagctttctccacctttttaaataaaaaattgtctccaatacattccaagaacctgctggataatctgtgccctgctgttaTTTTCCCACAGATGTCAAAGTAGTTGAAGTCCCCATCACTActaagtcctgtgctttggatgattttgttcattgtttaaaaaaaccctcatccaTGATGCAAAGCTTAACTTTACATATATCAGTTAGTAAATTAGGTGGGCATATGAGCCTTTCAAGGATCAAGATCATACATAGATAGTAAAaaatatggccctgatcctgaaattgGATCCATGTGGACAGAACCCTGTGTTTGTTACAGTATTGGCTTCCATGCAACCATTCATGTGTTTTCCTAATCAAAtatcatattttaatatcttctGTTAAATATGCCACCATCAGCTTGAAATCTACTAGGGGTTATAAACAGTTTCAGGAGTTATAAACAGTTTCCTGCCACATAGTTCCTTTGCCAACTTTCATGGTTTTGCAGATGTATTTTCTTGTTTTCAATATGCCTTTCTTTCCCCTATTGTTGTGCAAAATACCCacataaacaaaaaaggaaattgGCAAAGGCCCAGATTCAGCAGTTGGATCCACTTGCAGGGATCCAGTTTCAGGATCAAGGTCTGACTGACTATACAGGGAAAACAGTTAAATTGACTATATACAAAGTATTGTGAGCTCTGTGTGGGTGGACCCCATCTGTGCATTGGAATCCCCACTGAAGTCTGGGGGCTCTGCATGGGTGCAGAGGTCTGTCCCTGGGATTAGGACCAAAATGCTGTCAAGtgcacaaaataaaaaagtggaaaaactgtttctctttcagttatagtaatcctattaaattttcatttaaaaaaaaagtagcctCCATGTTGTGTATACCAATGTCTATTTAACTTTAataaacattttgaagaaaagatGCAATTCTTCAAATACATCCTACTTTTTCAAGAGCCCACAATAAACGAGCTGTGGAACCTCCAGTGGAACTCCCGCAAAACCAGGGAAGACTTTACACATGAGagatttttaagtttaaaaaaaaaaacaagctgaaATAAACTTTTTCAGCCAgcttttatacatcataaagaagcagaaAAGTTCTTCTTAACATTTTTTTCAGGTCACCTTAAAAATTCTTCGCAAGCAGAGGAACATGGGTTGAGAAATTTGGGGCAGATTAGTTGAGTTCTGGTAAGGATGGGGGAGAAGTCAATCTTCTATGGAGAGATTGCTGTCTCTCCATAATATTTTAGAGCTTATCAAGATACAGTATTTACAGTAGTCCAACACTTTATCATTATATTAAGATCATACAGCTAAGCCAACAAATACAGTATTCCTGGCATACAACCAGTAGTTTATCAACATCCACACATGAGATCTCAGCTCTTGTAATTTTAGACTCCAAAAGTAGCTCAGGTCGCTaacagagaattaaaggtttgtaaCAGTTATAcacttggcagagctgtgacagAGGTTGGAATGCAAATGGGCATTAGTCCTACGCAACCCAGGACACACTATAATGAACCGTCTCTTGTATTTTCAGAGGCTGCACGAAGGAGTAATCAGAGACCTTGAGAGACAAAGCCGTAAACTGGAAAACATTCGTCTTTTACAAGAACAGATTACTCTGACCAAGCAACTTGAAGCAGAAAGAGACAAGATATTAATGGAAAAGGGGTCCCCACAATCCTAGACCTAGAACTGAAGTATTAGAGTTTGGACTGAGGAGCACAGCAAGGATTTGTATTTGACTGTTCCCAGGTGTTTGAGTAAACAGAAGTCATTTCTGAAAGTCCATCTCTTTTAGATACATTTTAATCAAGTCCAGGAAATTGTATACATTAAGAAGTGCAAACACAAAGTTTTTTCTCTAGCTTCTGTATTTTCACTTGTGCAGAACTATTGTGTAGGAGGCTTCATACCTGGCTGGCTCACCTTATATGGATAGTATTTTAAATGCTGGGTGGGAGAGCCCTatgtaatgtaaaaaaaattttcCTCTACTTACCAAGAAGGGATGGATAATAACGTTCACATGAGTGGGCTGATGAGTCGTCATGATGACGAAGCTACAAGGACATCAACTTCAGAAGGGCTGGAGGAGGGTGAGGTGGAAGGGGAGACTCTCTTGATTGTTGAATCTGAGGATCAGGCTTCAGTGGATTTATCCCATGATCAGAGTGGGGACTCCTTGAACAGTGATGAGGGGGATGCATCCTGGATGGAGGAGATGTCCTATTACTGTGAGAAGTGTCAGAAGTGGATACCAGCAAGTAAGAGTCAAGATTTTCCTGTTATCTTTGTCACTTTCCTTTTCTGGGTTTACTTGTTCTTTTCCTCCCAGAAAATAATGCATGTTCTTTTCCTGAATGTATGGGAGGCAGGgatgcctagtggatagagcactggtctgtgactcaggagatctgtgttatattcctagctctgccactggcctaccgtgtgaccttgggcaagtcagttcccctctctgtgcctcagtttccccatctgtaaaacagggatattgACAATTCCTTTGTAAAGATCTACCAATGAAAAGTGCTACGTAAGAGGTAACTATTATTATTTTCCTGATTGGTTTGTCATTTCAGTGGGATATATGAATA is from Dermochelys coriacea isolate rDerCor1 chromosome 3, rDerCor1.pri.v4, whole genome shotgun sequence and encodes:
- the LOC119853652 gene encoding protein PET117 homolog, mitochondrial translates to MSTASKVALGVSVLLSAGTVAAVHIQQRRVKERLHEGVIRDLERQSRKLENIRLLQEQITLTKQLEAERDKILMEKGSPQS